One window of the Paenibacillus beijingensis genome contains the following:
- a CDS encoding tetratricopeptide repeat protein: MAELEDQEAFAELLTRGVTALKQHPDYITKRKKREALPSGRSFSESYLDKIAMQLGISSNTIKSWMGQMGVKYIPGRIEDSKLFGIVWLIIEKSGMDAKWFTELLRTTSMPVLEPPLPVWVASCLRKAKISRQDDLFGAPPDEAIERVTRRLFAANSGVQAAAHLNPARTSNHNLPARWTNAFIGRKLDLQAILQWLQSPQPVCLITGWGGMGKTTLSLEAAYACVGQPQGEAASSGLCWPELECVIWVSAELKSVSFGDFLDTIAYQLGRVELLDKSVHEKRFVVRNALAAFSAETPVLLIIDSIDTAEPLIHEFVVNLPQGVKALLTARDNPKQIAALAIREIQTLHLDGLEQLEALEYLKKEALHQMRRVHAAQKKEQLARLLAEQDEALEQLISAAAGNPKALTLSVGYIAVHEVPVGKLIRGLREAAHSLSALFEYLFGRAWESCTEDARRLWQTLCLFGRPPGEEAWAAAAGLDEKRFYSALEQLIGLGLAEAERSGDRVGYRAHQTVVAYGEHHLTDNPGLESEARLRWSSYYLDFWDAQIKRSKPDEMYWNYLLGRDLDNVKHEWPNLLKLLRWAAGNGESELLIALMLRVSHFLSRINLQLRIDYGHQAADAAAHIGRSDLEALFRIDTIGWARMETGNLEEGIREIEEGLQLLKRLDPEDTTVRNLNILGKSFKSKYYLKIHQPDEAAAILQQIASQHCSPVIKHRVLLLQGDLHLLRGNYREAVDDYEQANELSASYGGEKTIEAYFNLGVAYLRLGELRQAEAAFENLLYHKSKANQIELIYYRYGNAQLSWCKGEYETALRLTREALAIIYSWERTFGLEHEVQQFYDRIAAQKAET, translated from the coding sequence TTGGCTGAACTGGAAGACCAGGAAGCGTTTGCCGAACTGTTAACCCGGGGGGTTACGGCCTTGAAGCAGCACCCCGACTATATAACGAAGCGGAAGAAGAGAGAAGCTCTTCCATCGGGACGCTCCTTTTCGGAATCGTATTTGGATAAAATCGCGATGCAGCTCGGCATCTCGTCCAATACCATCAAGAGCTGGATGGGACAAATGGGCGTCAAATACATTCCGGGAAGGATCGAGGACAGCAAGCTGTTTGGAATCGTGTGGCTCATTATTGAAAAAAGCGGCATGGATGCGAAGTGGTTCACCGAGCTGCTGCGGACGACTTCGATGCCGGTTCTCGAGCCGCCGCTGCCCGTCTGGGTCGCATCCTGTCTGCGCAAAGCAAAGATTTCAAGGCAGGACGACCTGTTTGGGGCACCGCCGGATGAGGCGATCGAGCGGGTCACCCGGCGGTTATTTGCGGCAAACAGCGGTGTTCAGGCAGCCGCACACCTGAACCCGGCCCGTACATCCAATCATAATTTGCCCGCACGCTGGACGAACGCTTTTATCGGACGGAAGCTTGATTTGCAGGCGATTCTGCAGTGGCTGCAGTCGCCGCAGCCGGTCTGCCTGATCACTGGATGGGGAGGCATGGGGAAAACGACGCTTTCACTTGAAGCCGCTTACGCATGTGTGGGACAGCCTCAAGGGGAGGCGGCATCTTCGGGCCTATGCTGGCCTGAGCTTGAATGCGTCATTTGGGTCAGCGCGGAGCTGAAAAGCGTAAGCTTCGGCGATTTTCTCGATACGATCGCATATCAGCTCGGACGTGTGGAGCTGCTGGACAAATCCGTTCATGAAAAACGTTTTGTCGTCCGCAACGCGCTCGCGGCTTTTTCGGCAGAGACGCCAGTGCTTCTCATCATTGACAGTATCGATACCGCTGAACCGCTGATTCATGAATTTGTCGTCAATCTGCCTCAGGGCGTCAAAGCGCTGCTGACTGCCCGGGACAATCCGAAACAGATCGCGGCGCTGGCTATTCGAGAGATCCAAACGCTGCATCTTGACGGTCTGGAGCAACTGGAGGCGCTGGAGTATTTAAAAAAGGAAGCGCTGCATCAAATGCGCCGTGTCCACGCTGCACAGAAGAAGGAACAATTGGCAAGGTTGCTTGCGGAACAGGACGAAGCGCTTGAACAGTTGATTTCGGCAGCCGCAGGCAATCCGAAGGCGCTGACGCTTAGCGTCGGTTATATCGCCGTGCATGAAGTTCCCGTGGGGAAGCTTATTCGCGGGCTGAGGGAGGCGGCTCATTCACTCTCAGCTTTGTTTGAATACCTGTTTGGCCGTGCCTGGGAAAGCTGCACCGAAGACGCGCGCCGCTTGTGGCAGACGCTTTGCCTATTCGGCAGACCGCCGGGGGAGGAAGCCTGGGCGGCAGCGGCTGGACTGGATGAAAAGCGCTTCTATTCGGCGCTCGAGCAGCTTATCGGGCTTGGACTGGCCGAAGCGGAGCGGAGCGGAGATCGAGTGGGCTACCGGGCGCACCAAACCGTCGTGGCCTACGGGGAGCATCATTTGACTGACAATCCCGGGCTGGAGTCGGAAGCGCGTTTGCGATGGAGCAGCTATTATCTCGATTTCTGGGATGCGCAAATCAAGCGGTCCAAGCCGGACGAAATGTACTGGAACTATCTGCTTGGACGAGATTTGGACAACGTAAAGCATGAGTGGCCCAATTTATTAAAACTGCTGCGGTGGGCGGCGGGCAACGGGGAGTCCGAGCTGCTGATTGCGTTGATGCTGCGCGTAAGCCATTTTTTAAGCCGGATCAACCTGCAGCTGCGCATCGACTACGGCCATCAAGCCGCCGATGCCGCCGCCCATATCGGACGGTCCGATCTGGAAGCTTTGTTTCGAATCGATACGATTGGCTGGGCGCGGATGGAGACCGGGAATCTGGAAGAGGGTATCCGGGAAATCGAAGAGGGTTTGCAACTGTTGAAGCGGCTTGATCCTGAAGATACCACCGTCCGTAATTTGAACATATTGGGAAAGTCCTTCAAGTCGAAATATTATCTGAAAATCCATCAGCCGGACGAAGCGGCCGCGATCCTGCAGCAAATCGCTTCCCAGCATTGCTCACCGGTCATTAAGCACCGCGTGCTGCTTCTTCAAGGAGATCTGCATTTGCTGCGGGGCAATTACCGCGAGGCCGTAGACGATTACGAGCAGGCAAACGAGCTGAGCGCTTCCTACGGCGGAGAGAAAACGATTGAGGCGTACTTTAACCTGGGAGTCGCTTATTTAAGGCTTGGCGAGCTGAGGCAGGCGGAAGCGGCATTCGAGAACTTGCTGTATCACAAATCGAAAGCCAATCAGATTGAGCTGATTTATTACCGGTACGGGAACGCTCAATTGTCCTGGTGCAAAGGCGAATACGAGACGGCGCTCCGGCTGACGCGGGAGGCGCTTGCAATTATCTATTCTTGGGAAAGAACGTTCGGGCTCGAACATGAAGTGCAGCAATTTTATGACCGGATTGCCGCACAGAAAGCGGAGACTTGA
- a CDS encoding histidine kinase N-terminal 7TM domain-containing protein: MNFRIYLFALLLLAGYVMLYIGYLSWKKRAVPAAASCALMMLAASLYAFGYAFVIMSETFREAYFWLRVEYVGLTFGSTLWLIMVLHYTGRGAMLRRWVIAALLTVPLLTLVLHYTNDVHHLFYRSIELDADNGVASFVTVKGPWYFVHITFAYAEFLAGMGLFLRMYVKSGPIVRKQIALLMIGAVTPYVLNMIYLTTGSFGTNIDLGPLGFTWTGFFYIWGIYRFNMLRLTTLELAKVVESMRDGVILLDRYEHVLSFNKAAARVIEGLEERTAIGIPAARTFARYPELTARMSQQENTDHPIQLEASGKRRFFDVRLTDISGAGGERLGRMLILSDVTETIENRDKLIISARKLKELNDFKDRLFSVVAHDIRDPLAVLINLTEFLEEGSFIFAGSREQLIREIGEQARNTFLLAESLLEWVRTQRDGMIVSPSNLELAREVEDTLALFRIRLGAKGVVIDNAIAKGTYILADKEMLGMALRNLLSNAVKFTEAGGSIRISAHATASSVIFAVSDTGVGMTAEKAETLFSKPVSASGTEGEKGVGLGLLLCREFVRLNDGEIWFESMPGNGSTFYVSVPAGQAGA, encoded by the coding sequence ATGAATTTTCGCATCTATCTGTTCGCACTGCTGCTTCTGGCTGGTTATGTCATGCTGTATATCGGATATTTATCCTGGAAAAAACGTGCGGTCCCTGCGGCCGCAAGCTGCGCGCTGATGATGTTGGCCGCTTCCTTGTACGCGTTCGGATACGCTTTTGTCATTATGAGCGAGACGTTTCGCGAAGCTTACTTCTGGCTGCGTGTGGAATATGTAGGTCTGACGTTCGGATCGACGTTGTGGCTGATTATGGTTCTTCACTATACCGGCCGGGGAGCGATGCTGCGGCGATGGGTTATCGCGGCGCTGCTCACGGTGCCGCTGTTGACGCTGGTTCTGCACTATACGAACGATGTGCATCATCTGTTCTACCGCAGCATTGAATTGGATGCGGACAATGGGGTCGCATCGTTTGTGACCGTGAAAGGACCGTGGTACTTCGTCCATATTACGTTCGCATACGCCGAGTTTTTGGCGGGGATGGGGCTGTTTCTTAGGATGTACGTCAAGTCCGGCCCTATCGTCCGCAAGCAGATTGCGCTGCTCATGATCGGGGCGGTAACCCCCTATGTTCTCAACATGATATATTTGACAACCGGCAGCTTCGGCACAAACATCGATCTTGGCCCTCTCGGGTTTACATGGACGGGATTTTTCTACATATGGGGCATTTACCGGTTTAATATGCTCCGGTTGACGACGCTTGAGCTGGCCAAGGTGGTGGAGTCCATGCGGGACGGCGTCATTTTGCTCGACCGTTACGAACACGTTTTAAGCTTCAACAAGGCCGCCGCCAGAGTGATTGAAGGGCTGGAAGAGCGGACGGCGATCGGTATTCCGGCAGCCCGGACGTTTGCGCGCTATCCGGAGCTTACGGCCCGGATGTCGCAGCAAGAAAACACGGATCATCCCATTCAGCTTGAAGCCAGCGGCAAGCGGCGCTTCTTTGATGTCCGTTTGACGGACATTAGCGGTGCAGGAGGGGAGCGGCTGGGACGGATGTTAATTTTGAGCGATGTCACCGAGACGATCGAAAACCGCGACAAGCTGATTATAAGTGCCAGAAAGCTGAAGGAGCTTAATGATTTCAAGGACAGGCTGTTCAGTGTAGTGGCTCACGATATCCGGGATCCGCTGGCGGTGCTGATCAATTTGACGGAGTTTCTGGAGGAGGGTTCATTCATCTTCGCCGGCAGCCGCGAACAGCTGATCCGGGAAATCGGGGAGCAGGCAAGGAATACCTTTCTGCTGGCGGAAAGCTTGCTGGAATGGGTCCGCACACAGCGCGACGGCATGATCGTCAGTCCTTCGAACCTGGAATTGGCGCGGGAGGTCGAGGATACGCTCGCCCTGTTCCGCATCCGGCTGGGCGCCAAAGGAGTCGTGATCGACAATGCGATTGCGAAGGGCACTTATATTTTGGCGGATAAGGAAATGCTCGGTATGGCGCTGCGCAATTTGCTTTCCAACGCGGTCAAATTTACGGAAGCCGGAGGAAGCATTCGGATCAGCGCTCATGCGACGGCAAGCAGCGTCATATTTGCGGTCAGCGATACCGGGGTTGGGATGACGGCCGAGAAAGCCGAGACGCTGTTTTCGAAGCCCGTCTCGGCTTCCGGGACGGAGGGCGAGAAAGGAGTCGGTCTTGGACTGCTGCTGTGCAGGGAATTTGTGCGTCTGAACGACGGGGAGATCTGGTTTGAGAGCATGCCCGGAAACGGCAGCACGTTTTATGTTTCCGTACCGGCCGGTCAAGCGGGTGCGTAG
- a CDS encoding NAD(P)-dependent alcohol dehydrogenase, which yields MSTINVPQTMKAAVMHGTREIRIEELPVPQIAPDEVLIKVMAVGICGSDLHYYTHGRIGKYVVEKPIILGHECAGEISAVGANVRQFQVGDRVAVEPGVTCGTCEACKEGRYNLCPDVQFLATPPVDGAFVQYIKMRADFVFPIPDSLSYEEAALVEPFSVGIHAAARTNLQPGSTIAIMGMGPVGLMAVAAAKAYGASRIIVTDLEPVRLQAAKQLGASHVINVREQNPDEVIHSITGGRGVDVAWETAGNPKALQSALASLRRGGKLAVVGLPAQDEIPLNVPFIADNEVDIYGIFRYANTYPKGIRFLASGIVDASKLVTDKYPLEQTQEAMERALNHKSECLKVIVYPNGAPEQSAADAETERQPAGR from the coding sequence ATGTCAACTATTAATGTCCCGCAAACGATGAAAGCCGCCGTCATGCACGGCACCCGGGAAATCCGCATCGAGGAGCTTCCCGTTCCGCAAATTGCCCCAGACGAAGTGCTGATTAAAGTGATGGCGGTCGGCATTTGCGGTTCGGATTTGCATTATTACACCCACGGCCGGATCGGGAAATATGTGGTGGAGAAGCCGATCATTCTAGGCCATGAATGCGCGGGGGAAATCAGCGCCGTCGGCGCGAATGTCCGTCAATTTCAAGTCGGGGACCGCGTTGCCGTCGAGCCGGGCGTCACCTGCGGAACTTGCGAGGCCTGCAAGGAAGGAAGATACAACCTTTGTCCCGACGTTCAATTTCTCGCTACGCCGCCGGTCGACGGCGCATTTGTCCAGTACATCAAAATGCGCGCGGACTTCGTCTTTCCGATTCCGGACAGCCTCTCTTACGAAGAAGCCGCTCTGGTCGAGCCTTTCTCTGTCGGCATCCACGCCGCCGCCAGAACGAACCTGCAGCCGGGCTCCACAATCGCGATCATGGGCATGGGTCCGGTCGGCCTGATGGCCGTCGCCGCGGCCAAGGCGTACGGAGCAAGCCGGATTATCGTCACCGATCTGGAGCCGGTACGTCTGCAGGCGGCCAAGCAATTGGGTGCAAGCCATGTCATTAACGTGCGCGAACAAAACCCGGACGAGGTAATACACAGCATCACCGGCGGCAGAGGCGTCGATGTCGCTTGGGAAACCGCCGGCAATCCCAAGGCGCTCCAGTCGGCTCTCGCTTCGCTGCGGCGCGGCGGTAAACTCGCCGTCGTCGGCTTGCCCGCCCAGGACGAAATTCCGTTGAACGTCCCTTTTATCGCCGACAACGAGGTCGACATCTACGGCATTTTCCGCTACGCCAACACGTATCCGAAGGGCATCCGGTTTCTCGCCTCCGGCATTGTCGACGCAAGCAAACTTGTCACCGACAAATATCCGCTCGAACAAACGCAGGAAGCGATGGAGCGGGCGCTCAACCATAAGAGCGAATGCTTGAAAGTGATCGTCTACCCGAATGGAGCGCCCGAACAATCGGCAGCCGATGCGGAAACGGAGCGACAGCCCGCAGGGCGTTGA